A section of the Solitalea canadensis DSM 3403 genome encodes:
- a CDS encoding acetyl-CoA carboxylase biotin carboxyl carrier protein subunit, whose product MYKATINKKQTLSIKQDKDQFIINDTAYKADIKELSADNYHIITKDGHSYSAELIAFDATQKSAVVSINGNKYTVELKDKFDELLQSLGMDGASSHKINDIKAPMPGLVLKVLVEDGSEVKKDDALVVLEAMKMENIIKSPSDGIVKSVKIKEKETVEKNQVMIAFK is encoded by the coding sequence ATGTATAAAGCAACGATCAATAAAAAGCAAACCTTATCTATAAAACAAGATAAAGACCAGTTCATCATTAATGATACTGCTTATAAGGCTGATATAAAAGAACTATCTGCGGATAATTATCATATAATAACAAAAGACGGACATTCTTACAGTGCCGAGCTGATAGCGTTTGATGCCACTCAAAAAAGTGCTGTTGTAAGTATTAACGGCAATAAATACACGGTTGAGTTAAAAGATAAGTTTGATGAACTGTTGCAAAGCTTAGGGATGGATGGGGCAAGTTCGCATAAAATAAATGATATTAAAGCTCCAATGCCTGGGCTTGTGCTGAAGGTTTTGGTTGAAGACGGATCTGAGGTGAAAAAGGATGATGCACTAGTTGTTTTAGAAGCAATGAAGATGGAGAATATTATTAAGTCACCATCTGATGGCATTGTTAAAAGCGTGAAAATTAAAGAAAAAGAGACGGTTGAGAAAAATCAGGTAATGATAGCATTCAAATAA